Below is a genomic region from Isosphaeraceae bacterium EP7.
CTATGCCGACGGCACCAAGGGCGTCAAGCTCGCCGGTGTTCGCGAGGGGAGCCCCGCCGAGAAGGGGGGCCTGCAAGGGGGCGACATCATCATCGAGTTCGGCGGCAAGCCGATCGGCACCATCAACGACTACATGGAGAGCATGGGCCGGTACAAACCCGATGACGAGGTCGTCATCAAGGTGAAGCGCGGCGAGAAGGACGTCGACCTCAAGGTCAAACTCGGCAAGCGGCCCTCGCAGTGATCTCTGGCGGCAAGACCACAACGCGAGCGATCGTCGCCGGCCTGCTCCCCTGGGGGCTCGCCGGCGGCTGCTCCGCGCCCTGGTCCGACGGCGGGGTCCTGGTCGTCGCCACCTCGTGGCCGTCCGCCGAACGCTTGGCGCTCGAGGAGGCCTTCCGGCCCTCGGGCCGCATCGCCTGGATCGAGTTCCTGCCAGGAGCCGACCCCACGCGCATCGCGGGTCGACGTTCCGGCGTGGACGCGTTGCTGGGCGGCCCGATCTCGCGCTATCGAGAGCTTGAACGTCGGGGCGAGATCGTCCCGGGTTGGAAGCCTTCACAACGCCAGCCCGTCGGACTTTTGGGGCCGGAAGGAAAGCCGACGGAAAGCGTACCGGAGCCCCCGGATGCCCTGGCGATGGGCGACCCGCGCCTCGACCCCGCCTCGCTTGCCTGGCTGATGGGCATCTCCGCCGGGTCCGATTGGGCCGCCGGCTACGCCCGACTCGTTAAGCTCGCCGGGTTGATCGGCCCCGACCCCCGGCGTGAGGGCTCGGCGCTAGCCGAGGTCGAGCGCGGCGAGGCCGTCGCGGCGGTCGCGGGGGGAGTATTGGGCGGGACTTCAACGCGAGGAGTCCGGGAGGAGGGGGCCGGAGTGCTCCGCGATGCCCCCCATGCCCAGCTCGCCGCCGCATTCCTGGCCCTCGTCGATTCCGGGGCGACCCCAACCGAGATCAATCCGCTGATGGCCGACTTGCTGGGATCGACGCTGGTCGAGGCGCGGCCGGAATTGCTGCAAGCCTGGGAGACACTCGAACGGACCGACCACCCGCCCAGGGCCGAGCGCTGGCTGAGCGAGCCGCCCCCCTGGCCGCCGACCTCCGTGGCGCTCCTGCGGTCGAAGCCGAACGGGGCCGAGTTGGTCGACCTCCTGGCCGAGCAATTGACTGAGGATTTGCCGACCCGCGAGTGGCTGATCCTGAACTGGGACCGGCCGCCGCGCAAGGTCGACCCCGCCTTGCTGGACGAGCTGGTTAACGCGGTCGAGGGTCGCCTCGCGAGCGAGCCGAGGTTCCGCGCCTGGCTCCGGGTCGAGTGGACGTCCTGGGCCCGCCAGCGGTACCGGCGCGTGGCCCGTCAGGCCTCGGGGGCCTGGGTCCCATGATTGAAGTCGGATTGGTGAAACTCGTCCGGCGCATCGACCGCGTCGCGATCCTGGACATGGCCGCCTCGCTCGAGCTGCGCCCCGGAGAGCTCTTCTACATCCTCGGCCCCTCGGGGTCGGGCAAGACAACGCTCGCCCGCCTGATCGCCGGGCTGGACCGGCCCGACGACGGCGAGATCTTCTTCGACGGCAAGCTCGTCAACGACGCCCCGCCGGAAAGCCGAGGCGTGGGGCTGCTGTTCCAGGGAGACCCGCTCTGGCCGCACCTGAACGTGGCCGACAATGTGGGGCTGGCGCTGAAGCATCAGGGTCTGAACAGGATCGATCGGCGGGGTCGCGTGGCCGAGTCACTGACGATGGCCCGAATCGACAGCCTGGCCGCCCGCAAGCCCGACGAGTTGACCCCGCTGCAACGCAGGCGTGCCGGCCTGGCGCGGGCCCTGGCTGTTCGGCCCCGCATCCTCGTCTTCGACGAGCCCACCGCCGGCCTCGACCCCCGCGACGCCGACGAGTTCCGCGACGACATGCGGCGGCTTCATGCCGAGCTGGAACTCACCACGCTGGTGCTCACCCGCGACGCCCGCGAGGCCCTCTCCATGGCCGAACGCCTGGCGGTGCTCGACCTGGGCCGGATCGTCCAGACGGGCCAGCCCGCCGAGGTCTATAACCGCCCCGTCGACGCCCTCGTCGGCCGCCTGCTCGGCCCGATCAATCTCTTCCAAGGGCAAGTGGAAGGCCCGGAGAGCCGCGGCGGAGTCGTCGTACGCACCCCGCTGGGCCGACTGATTGGTCAGGCCCCGGCCGGCACCCCGGCGGCCGGATCGCCCGTCACCGTGGCCATCCGCCCCGAAGCCCTCTGGCACGGCGGGCTCGTCCCCCAGGGGGCCAACCGGTTCGCCGCGACCCTGGAACGCCAGGTCTTCCTGGGCGAGCTGCGTGCCCTGCACCTCCGGGGACCGGGCGACTGGCCCCTGATGGCCCTCGCCATCCAGGCCCAATCCGCCGGCCTTCGCGAGGGTCAGGGGCTCACCCTGGCGGTGATGCCGGAATCGGTCATCATCTTCAGAGGCCGGAACACGCCGACCCTCGACGACGCCGGAATTGGGCGTATCGAGACGACCTGAGCTGCGACTCGCGTAAGTCTGCCCACCTATTCGTTCAATGGTCGATCGTTACGCAGCAATGTACGTGCGTGCCCGAGGATGGAGGACATGGCCATGATCCGCTTGATCCTCCCCCCGGCCCGCCTGGTCGCGTTTGTGCTTATCGTCGCACCCATCCTGGGGCTGCTGGCCGCCCCGGGGATGGATCGCGGCGACAATGGGGCCGTCCGGCCGACCGTCTTCCCCGCAGCCCTGGTCGCCTGGGACCACCTGACCCGCGACTGCCTGCGCAACAGCCTGGCCCTGGCGGGCGCGGCCACGGCGGCCTCGCTGCTTTTGGGACTGTCGCTGGCGGCGATCGCGAACCGAGGCGTGGGCCGATTTTCCGGGGTCAAGGCTCCGCTCGCGGCGGTGCCCCTGGCGGTCCCGCCGTTCGTCGCGGCCTGGGGCTGGCATTTGGCGGTGCTCTGGGCGGCCGGCCGCTGGCCTGAGTGGATGGGGACCGACGCCGGCGTCTTTGCCGCCTGGCTGCCTATGGTCGCGGCCTATTCGGTCTGGGGCGCCTCGCTCGTGGCTTCCAGGGCCGGCGCCGACCTCCGCCGGATCGCACCCGACTGGCAATCGGCCGGCCAGGTCGCCGGCGCCGGCCGCGCGGGCCTGGCCTTGTCCCTGACATGGTCCCTCCTTCGCCCCGGAATCACCCGCTCGCTGGCCTCGGTCTTCACCCTCACCCTCATCGAGCCCGCGGCCCCCTGGATGCTCGGCCTGCGCCGGACCCTGGGCTACCAGGTGCTCGCCGAGGCCTTTCACGACGACCGTTCCCCGCGCCTGGCCGTGCTCGCGGCGCTGGCCACGCTGCTCATCTGGGGCGTTCGGATCTTGCTCCGCCGCTGGGGAGGCGACGACGTTCTGCTCTCCATGCCTGAGCATCCCCGGCCCGGGTTGGCCGGCCGCTTCGCCCGCCTCGTTTCCTGGACCACCGCCGTAGGCTGGGCTCTCCTGGGCGTGCTCCCCCTCTGGTTCCTGGCCCGTCAGGCCACCACGGAGGTTGCCCTCCCTGGTTTCGCGGCCGTCAGCCTCATCCGGCCGCTGGCGGTCTCGATCCTCCTCGGGGCCATCGTGGCATCGTGCGGCCTGCTCCTTGCGGGACGCCCCGGCGGCCCACCCCGGCGAGGCTGGGCCGCCCGCCTGCTCTCCGCCTGCCCGACGATCGCCCTCGCGGTCGGCGCCCTGGCGATCCCGGCCCTGTTGGAACTCATCACCCGCCGACTCCGAGGCGGCTCCGCGCCCCTGGAGGCCTTGATCGGCCCAATCGCCCGTGCCATCGATCCCCTGGCCACCCCGGGCCTGGCGCTGTCACTCGTCGCCGTCGCCGCCACCTTCCCCGCCATCGCCGCGATCGTCGGAGCCAGCCGGAGGCCGTCCCCCGACGATCCGGTCCGTCTCGACGCGGCCCGGCTCCTGGGCATCCCCGCGCGAGATGCCCGCAGGATTATCGAGGGACCGGGCCGCCGACGGATCTGGCTCGCCGGAGTCCTCCTCTCGACCGCCTCCCCTGCTGCCGGCCTTCTCCTGGCGCCCACCACCGAGGCCCGCCCCCTGGCCACGACCTTTGTCCTCCTCGTTGACCAACCCGGCCAGGCCGCCCGGATCGCCGAAGCTGGCCTGACCCTGACCGCCCTGACCGGCCTCGGCCTGATGCTGGCCGGTCGAAATGGCCGCCGCCAGATGGCCGAGTCGCCCCCCGCCTGACGACTGGGAAGGCCTCGGATGGGGACGTATGATGGAACCAAGGGTGGGTCGAGGTCTTGCCGGCGAGGAAGGGATTGATCGTGCCATCACCGTTCCCGGGGATGAACCCATTCTTCGAGCAGCCGGGCTACTGGCAGGATTTCCACCTGGAATTCCTCTCGGCGCTGCGTCGGCAACTCGTCCCACAACTCGGGTCGGCCTTCTTCGTGCAGCTCGAAGAACACCTCTACGTCCACGACCTGCCCCCCGAGCCCCGGCGTGCGATCGGTCGGGCTGACGTCTCGATCTCCGGCTCGGCGGTTCGCTCGGCTGGCCTGGCGGCGGTCGGCATGCTGGAAGCGCCGGCCGTACTTGAGTTGCCCCGGAACGAGGTCGAGCGCGTGCCGTACCTGGAAGTCCGCGACCGCCAGGGACGCGAGTTGCTGACTGTGATCGAGTTGCTCAGCCCCTCAAACAAGAAGCGGGGCGAAAACCACGAGCAATACCCGGCCAAGCGGCGAGAGTTGCTCCGCAGCCCCACCCATCTCGTCGAGATCGACCTGCTGCGTAGAGGCCGGACGATGCCCCCGGATGATCGACCCAGGTGCGACTACTCGGTGCTCGTCAGCCGGGCCGAGCGGCGCCCGGCCGTCGACTTCTGGCCGATCCAACTGCGAGAACGGCTGCCGGTCGTGCCGATCTCGCTGAGACCCGACGTCGTCGAGGCCCGCGTCGAACTTCAAGAAGTCTTGCACCGGAATTTCGACGGGCCTGGCTATGAGAGCTTTATCGATTCTGGGGCACCCCAGCCGCCTCTCTCAGGCGAGCAAGCCGACTGGGCCCGCCAGTTCGTTCCGGGAAACGCCTGAGGCCGCCGCGCCACCGTGAAGGGCGGCGCGGCGGCATGGGTCGCGATCTCAGAGGGCCGGTCCGAGGAGGTCCTTGACGGCGTCGCGCTCGGCTGCGAGTTCCTGGGCCGAGGCGTCGATGCGGGCCTGGCTGGCCTCGTCGATCGCCAGGCCTTTGACGACGGACCAGGACTTACCGTCCTTGCTGGTCAGCGGGAAGCTGTAGACGAGGCCTTCGGGCACGCCGTAGCTGCCGTCGGAGACCACGCCGGCGCTGAACCAGTCGTCGCCCTTGGTGGCGAACGAGGCGGAGCGGACGCTGTCGAGCGCGGCGTTGGCGGCGGAGGCGGCCGAGGAACCTCCCCTGGCCTTGATCACGGCCGAGCCTCGCTTGGCGACGGTCGGGATGAAGGTCTCGGTGAACCAGGTCGGGTCATTGATGACCTCGGTGGCCGGCTTGCCGCCGATCCGAGCGTGCAGGTAGTCGGGGAACTGGGTGTCGCTGTGGTTGCCCCAGATTGCCACGCGGTCGACCTC
It encodes:
- a CDS encoding ABC transporter ATP-binding protein, encoding MIEVGLVKLVRRIDRVAILDMAASLELRPGELFYILGPSGSGKTTLARLIAGLDRPDDGEIFFDGKLVNDAPPESRGVGLLFQGDPLWPHLNVADNVGLALKHQGLNRIDRRGRVAESLTMARIDSLAARKPDELTPLQRRRAGLARALAVRPRILVFDEPTAGLDPRDADEFRDDMRRLHAELELTTLVLTRDAREALSMAERLAVLDLGRIVQTGQPAEVYNRPVDALVGRLLGPINLFQGQVEGPESRGGVVVRTPLGRLIGQAPAGTPAAGSPVTVAIRPEALWHGGLVPQGANRFAATLERQVFLGELRALHLRGPGDWPLMALAIQAQSAGLREGQGLTLAVMPESVIIFRGRNTPTLDDAGIGRIETT
- a CDS encoding DUF4058 family protein, which produces MPSPFPGMNPFFEQPGYWQDFHLEFLSALRRQLVPQLGSAFFVQLEEHLYVHDLPPEPRRAIGRADVSISGSAVRSAGLAAVGMLEAPAVLELPRNEVERVPYLEVRDRQGRELLTVIELLSPSNKKRGENHEQYPAKRRELLRSPTHLVEIDLLRRGRTMPPDDRPRCDYSVLVSRAERRPAVDFWPIQLRERLPVVPISLRPDVVEARVELQEVLHRNFDGPGYESFIDSGAPQPPLSGEQADWARQFVPGNA